A region from the Aliarcobacter thereius LMG 24486 genome encodes:
- a CDS encoding HIT family protein produces the protein MEHLYAPWRYTYVKDEKIDTCVFCHILRNKNDEKYEVLFSDELCFVVMNKYPYSPGHIMVVPNFHTANIEDLEDEVWQRVSKRVKQGVKLLKTIMPCEGVNIGMNLGKAAGAGIEEHVHYHLLPRWIGDTNFISTLGGTRVYPADFEEIFKKLKSSSKDFFL, from the coding sequence ATGGAACATCTATATGCACCTTGGAGATATACATATGTAAAAGATGAGAAGATAGATACATGTGTTTTTTGTCATATATTAAGAAACAAAAATGATGAAAAATATGAAGTTCTATTTTCAGATGAGCTTTGTTTTGTTGTTATGAATAAATATCCTTATTCTCCAGGTCATATTATGGTTGTTCCAAATTTTCATACAGCAAATATAGAAGATCTTGAAGATGAAGTTTGGCAAAGAGTTTCAAAAAGAGTAAAACAAGGTGTTAAGCTTTTAAAAACTATTATGCCTTGTGAAGGTGTAAATATTGGTATGAATTTAGGAAAAGCAGCTGGTGCTGGGATTGAAGAACATGTTCATTATCATCTTCTTCCAAGATGGATAGGAGATACAAATTTTATATCAACACTTGGTGGAACAAGAGTTTATCCAGCAGATTTTGAAGAAATATTTAAAAAACTCAAAAGTTCTAGTAAAGATTTCTTTTTATAA
- a CDS encoding choline kinase family protein, whose translation MNLSQTINSLDIFRNKNFSLNLLKSQGLNNISYLLKMDKKSYVIRVFKNLDSVNISRTFEFKVQSKAYKKHIAPKTIFINKNFMIYEFVNGAHKSTLNKKDIKRLALAVKKIHQIKLKSKKYDFLKDFNSYKDILKDEDSKEILLKLEKNILKVKEFKEDLALVHHDLNIKNILFNHKKIKIIDWEYAGTNDIFFDIATICIEFNLSKKDEKIFLKKYFKTIPIYTKKKLKIYKNIYKNICLLWFKKNSSSL comes from the coding sequence ATGAATTTAAGCCAAACTATAAATTCACTTGATATTTTTAGGAATAAGAACTTTAGTCTAAATCTTTTAAAATCTCAAGGCTTAAATAATATCTCTTATTTACTAAAAATGGATAAGAAATCATATGTTATAAGAGTTTTTAAAAATCTTGATAGTGTAAATATTAGTAGAACTTTTGAGTTTAAGGTTCAAAGTAAAGCATATAAAAAACATATAGCTCCAAAAACTATTTTTATAAATAAAAACTTTATGATTTATGAATTTGTAAATGGAGCTCATAAATCTACTTTAAATAAGAAAGATATTAAAAGATTAGCTCTTGCAGTTAAAAAAATTCATCAAATTAAATTAAAAAGTAAAAAATATGACTTTTTAAAAGATTTCAATAGTTATAAAGATATTTTAAAAGATGAAGATAGTAAAGAAATATTATTAAAATTAGAGAAAAATATTCTAAAAGTAAAAGAGTTTAAAGAAGATTTAGCTTTAGTTCATCATGATTTAAATATAAAAAATATTCTTTTTAATCATAAAAAGATTAAAATAATAGATTGGGAATATGCTGGAACAAATGATATTTTTTTTGATATTGCAACTATTTGTATAGAGTTTAATTTAAGTAAAAAAGATGAAAAAATATTTTTAAAGAAATATTTTAAAACTATTCCAATATATACAAAGAAGAAATTAAAAATCTATAAAAATATTTATAAAAACATCTGTCTATTATGGTTTAAAAAAAATAGCTCTTCTTTATAA
- the pnuC gene encoding nicotinamide riboside transporter PnuC — MEIIIDSFISNFKNALALVSYFEFIAVILSIIYLLLAIKQNAWGFLAAFISTLIYSIIFFDATLFMSSLLNAYYLLMAIYGFYSWKKGFKNSEELKVSSLKVKTHFILILSLTILSIIIGYIMDNYTNASFAYLDSFITIFALCTTYLLAKKILENWIYWIVIDSSSIYLYYQKDLFFTSFLFLIYTILATFAYFSWRKNSL, encoded by the coding sequence ATGGAAATTATTATAGATAGTTTTATTTCAAATTTCAAAAATGCTCTAGCTTTAGTAAGTTATTTTGAATTTATAGCAGTAATTTTATCTATAATATATTTACTTCTTGCAATTAAACAAAATGCTTGGGGATTTTTAGCTGCATTTATAAGCACACTTATTTATTCAATTATATTTTTTGATGCAACACTTTTTATGTCTTCACTCTTAAATGCTTACTATTTACTTATGGCAATTTATGGTTTTTATTCTTGGAAAAAAGGATTTAAAAATAGTGAAGAGTTAAAAGTCTCTTCTTTAAAAGTTAAAACACATTTTATATTGATTCTATCTCTTACTATTTTATCTATTATTATTGGCTATATTATGGACAACTATACAAATGCATCTTTTGCTTATTTAGATAGTTTTATAACAATTTTTGCTCTTTGTACAACATATTTATTAGCAAAGAAAATTTTAGAAAATTGGATATATTGGATAGTTATTGATAGCTCTTCAATATATTTATATTATCAAAAAGATCTATTTTTCACATCTTTTTTATTTTTAATTTATACTATTTTAGCTACTTTTGCATACTTTTCATGGAGAAAAAATAGTTTATGA
- a CDS encoding efflux RND transporter permease subunit: protein MISAFFIRNPVFAGVLSIVIFLVGLVSMFSLPIEQYPRVLPPQIVVSTSYPGASANTIAKTVAAPLEEKINGAKNMLYMNSLSEDSGRLSINVFFETGTDPDQAKIDVNNRVQAALSSMPEQVQRLGVVVYESSPSILLFAMLQSPNDTYDSIYLSNYAVLNIIETLKRVNGVGDAIVFGAKDYSIRIWLDPEKLTKFNLTTTDVISVVKEQNNQYAAGKIAAEPIANKQMYTYTIQTPERFNDPSQFSNIIIRSNPDGSSLKLKDIATIELGSADYSMQTKLNGAASVPMGVFLQSEANALETADAIKAALEEASKSFPDDLKYSIPYDSTDFITASISEVIKTFIEALILVILIIYLFLQNWRATVIPLIAVPISIVGAFAGMYMLGFSINLLTLFGLVLAIGIVVDDAIIVIENIERHMDMGKTPKEAAFIAMREVTGALIAIILVLGAVFIPVAFMGGLSGEMYRQFAVTIVMSVTISGFVALTLTPSLCVRILKNKKHEPNAFFRWFNNMFEKATEGYSLLVKKTIRFSLISLLLFGGLIFISWDMFKNMKTGLVPDEDQGTIFIFGFNPPGSSLSRTIGLSEEISAIVSKDPNVENVITLAGYDFTTSAQRTHTVATIIKLKDWSQRPNSEQHAMTLLEKFSGQLMGTSEGFSFAVVPPAIMGMSVTGGFDMYVQDRTGGSIEDLQGVVNEIIAKANQRPELMGVRTSLSSNIPQYDMKIDIEKAKAKGVQLNDIYSTVNATYGSYYINDFSLYGRTYRVNMQAIDKFRDNAEDIQYIYVRSATTGELFPLNAFVTLTQTVGADIVERFNLFQAAKISGQPKPGYSSGDALNAIEEVANEILPQGYTISWVGTAYQEKQIGGSSAKAFIFGLIFLFLILAALYEKWLLPLSVVLAVPFAVFGAILATNLRGLDNNIYFQIGLLVLAGLAAKNAILIVEFALQKRREGYNLVDSALEAAKVRLRPIIMTSLAFTIGVLPLALGSGAGAASKHAIGTGVVGGMLTATFLAILFIPLFYILISRLSREKEGPIDQDLRKEEEENNKEY, encoded by the coding sequence ATGATTTCAGCATTTTTTATACGAAACCCAGTTTTTGCTGGTGTTTTAAGTATTGTTATATTTTTGGTTGGACTTGTTTCAATGTTCAGCCTTCCAATAGAACAATATCCTAGAGTTTTACCTCCTCAAATAGTTGTATCGACATCTTATCCAGGAGCAAGTGCAAATACAATTGCAAAAACAGTTGCTGCTCCACTTGAAGAGAAAATAAATGGTGCAAAAAATATGCTTTATATGAATTCACTTTCAGAAGATAGTGGAAGATTAAGTATAAATGTATTTTTTGAAACTGGAACAGATCCTGATCAAGCAAAAATTGATGTAAACAATAGAGTTCAAGCTGCTTTATCTTCAATGCCTGAACAAGTTCAAAGATTAGGTGTTGTTGTTTATGAGAGTTCTCCTAGTATTCTTCTTTTTGCAATGCTTCAATCTCCAAATGACACTTATGATTCAATATATTTATCAAACTATGCAGTTTTAAATATTATTGAAACATTAAAAAGGGTAAATGGAGTTGGAGATGCTATTGTTTTTGGAGCAAAAGATTACTCTATTAGAATTTGGTTAGATCCTGAGAAGTTAACTAAATTTAATTTAACTACAACAGATGTAATTTCAGTTGTAAAAGAGCAAAATAACCAATATGCTGCTGGTAAAATTGCAGCTGAACCAATTGCAAATAAACAAATGTATACATATACAATACAGACTCCTGAAAGATTTAATGATCCATCACAGTTTTCAAATATTATAATTAGATCAAATCCTGATGGAAGTAGTTTAAAATTAAAAGATATTGCAACTATTGAATTAGGAAGTGCTGATTATAGTATGCAAACTAAACTAAATGGTGCTGCATCTGTTCCTATGGGAGTTTTTCTTCAAAGTGAAGCTAATGCACTTGAAACTGCTGATGCTATAAAAGCAGCTTTAGAAGAAGCTAGTAAAAGTTTTCCTGATGATTTAAAATATTCAATTCCTTATGATAGTACAGATTTTATTACTGCATCAATTAGTGAAGTTATTAAAACTTTTATTGAAGCACTAATTTTAGTTATCTTAATTATATATTTATTTTTACAAAACTGGAGAGCAACTGTTATTCCTTTAATTGCTGTTCCAATATCTATTGTTGGTGCATTTGCAGGAATGTATATGTTAGGATTTAGTATAAATCTTCTTACACTTTTTGGTCTTGTTCTTGCTATTGGTATTGTTGTTGATGATGCTATTATTGTTATTGAAAATATTGAACGACATATGGATATGGGAAAAACCCCTAAAGAAGCTGCATTTATAGCAATGAGAGAAGTAACAGGGGCTTTAATTGCTATTATTTTAGTTCTTGGAGCTGTGTTTATTCCTGTTGCATTTATGGGTGGATTAAGTGGAGAGATGTATAGACAGTTTGCAGTTACTATTGTTATGTCCGTTACTATTTCTGGTTTTGTTGCATTAACATTAACTCCATCACTTTGTGTAAGAATATTAAAAAATAAAAAACATGAACCAAATGCATTTTTTAGATGGTTTAATAATATGTTTGAGAAAGCAACTGAAGGTTATTCTTTATTAGTTAAAAAAACAATTAGATTTTCATTAATCTCATTACTTTTATTTGGTGGATTAATCTTTATATCTTGGGATATGTTTAAAAATATGAAAACTGGTTTAGTTCCAGATGAAGATCAAGGAACAATCTTTATATTTGGATTCAACCCTCCTGGTTCATCTTTATCAAGAACAATTGGTCTTAGTGAAGAGATTAGTGCAATAGTTTCAAAAGATCCAAATGTTGAAAATGTTATTACTCTTGCTGGTTATGACTTTACAACAAGTGCACAAAGAACACATACAGTTGCAACTATTATTAAATTAAAAGATTGGAGCCAAAGACCAAATAGTGAACAACATGCTATGACTCTATTAGAGAAGTTTAGTGGACAATTGATGGGAACTAGTGAAGGTTTCTCTTTCGCTGTTGTACCTCCTGCTATTATGGGTATGAGTGTTACTGGTGGATTTGATATGTATGTTCAAGATAGAACAGGTGGAAGTATTGAAGATTTACAAGGTGTAGTAAATGAAATTATTGCCAAAGCAAATCAAAGACCTGAATTAATGGGTGTAAGAACTTCTTTATCTTCAAATATTCCTCAATATGATATGAAAATAGATATTGAGAAAGCAAAAGCAAAAGGTGTACAATTAAATGATATTTATAGTACAGTAAATGCGACTTATGGAAGTTACTATATAAATGATTTCTCTTTATATGGAAGAACTTATAGAGTAAACATGCAAGCTATTGATAAATTTAGAGATAATGCAGAAGATATCCAATATATATATGTAAGATCTGCAACAACAGGAGAACTATTTCCTTTAAACGCATTTGTAACTCTTACTCAAACAGTTGGTGCTGATATTGTTGAAAGATTTAACCTTTTCCAAGCAGCAAAAATATCAGGTCAACCAAAACCTGGATATAGTTCAGGAGATGCATTAAATGCTATTGAAGAGGTTGCAAATGAGATTTTACCTCAAGGTTATACAATTTCTTGGGTTGGAACTGCTTATCAAGAGAAACAAATTGGTGGAAGTTCTGCTAAAGCATTTATTTTTGGACTAATATTTTTATTCCTTATTCTAGCTGCATTGTACGAGAAATGGTTACTTCCATTATCTGTTGTATTAGCAGTTCCTTTTGCTGTATTTGGAGCAATTTTAGCAACAAATTTAAGAGGACTTGATAATAATATTTATTTCCAAATTGGACTTTTAGTTCTTGCTGGATTAGCTGCAAAAAATGCTATTTTAATTGTTGAGTTTGCTCTACAAAAACGAAGAGAAGGTTATAATTTAGTAGATTCAGCATTAGAAGCTGCAAAAGTTAGATTAAGACCAATTATTATGACTTCTTTAGCATTTACTATTGGAGTACTTCCACTTGCACTTGGAAGTGGAGCAGGAGCTGCGAGTAAACATGCTATTGGTACAGGAGTTGTTGGTGGAATGCTAACAGCAACTTTCTTAGCTATTTTATTTATTCCACTTTTCTATATATTAATCTCAAGATTAAGTAGAGAAAAAGAAGGTCCTATTGACCAAGATTTAAGAAAAGAAGAAGAAGAGAATAATAAAGAGTACTAA
- a CDS encoding efflux RND transporter periplasmic adaptor subunit, whose product MIKKSIISLFIGSLAFSSLMANEAPALPVEIFKVEKKDFTTVKTYPTILKAVEQVDIIARVSGTLKEKHFTEGSFVKKGTLLYKIEPDTYLANLNMKKANFIKAEKDFERAKSLIESKSISPQQFDDYTFQFESSKAAFEEARIQFNYTSVKAPIDGIVGIKQQDIGDLVGTTPNNSLLVTITNNNPIHAEFSLPKNDMSNFLKQIKDNKAKVSVLSDDKKYSGKIDFVSPTIDSNTDTLLLRAKIDNKNGELLVGNFSQIEISNLDLGDVFVIPEKAVLKTAQATVVMIADENNIANPRPIIVGNLVKEGVIVKGGLKGGEKIIISNIAKLRPNTKVQIVNKEK is encoded by the coding sequence ATGATAAAAAAATCAATAATTTCACTATTTATAGGAAGTTTAGCTTTCTCAAGCCTTATGGCAAATGAAGCTCCAGCTCTTCCTGTTGAAATTTTTAAAGTAGAAAAAAAAGATTTCACAACTGTAAAAACATATCCAACAATTTTAAAAGCTGTTGAGCAAGTTGATATAATTGCAAGAGTTTCAGGAACACTAAAAGAGAAACACTTTACAGAAGGTTCATTTGTAAAAAAAGGAACTTTACTTTATAAAATTGAGCCTGATACTTATCTTGCAAATTTAAATATGAAAAAAGCTAATTTTATAAAAGCAGAAAAAGATTTTGAAAGAGCAAAATCACTAATAGAGTCAAAATCAATTAGTCCACAACAATTTGATGATTACACTTTTCAATTTGAGAGTTCTAAAGCAGCTTTTGAAGAAGCAAGAATACAATTCAACTATACATCTGTGAAAGCTCCTATTGATGGAATTGTAGGAATTAAGCAACAAGACATTGGAGATTTAGTAGGAACAACTCCTAATAATTCTCTTCTTGTTACAATTACAAACAATAACCCAATTCACGCAGAGTTTTCTCTTCCAAAAAATGATATGAGTAACTTTTTAAAACAGATTAAAGATAATAAAGCAAAAGTTTCTGTTTTAAGTGATGATAAAAAATATTCTGGAAAAATAGATTTTGTATCTCCAACAATTGATTCAAATACTGATACTCTTTTATTAAGAGCAAAAATAGATAATAAAAATGGAGAACTTTTAGTTGGAAACTTCTCACAAATTGAGATCTCTAATCTTGATTTAGGTGATGTTTTTGTTATTCCTGAAAAAGCTGTTTTAAAAACTGCTCAAGCAACAGTTGTAATGATTGCAGATGAAAACAATATCGCTAATCCAAGACCAATTATTGTTGGGAACCTTGTAAAAGAAGGAGTGATAGTTAAAGGTGGTTTAAAAGGTGGAGAGAAGATAATTATCTCTAATATTGCCAAACTAAGACCAAATACAAAAGTACAAATAGTAAATAAAGAGAAATAA
- a CDS encoding TolC family protein, which translates to MKKIYFVFLLPLFLYSQNLEELINLSVENRLVESTKQRVDALKEDYKGTKSGYLPQFNVGAKYYINDNEHSSLGISKKGFNAYGSVDFIVYDGGKRGDTFDIYESSIKSQEQSLEALKNNISLNVVNYYYNYLSLDARKDAKQREIEQLTAQKNRIEKFYEAGTATEDEFQKIVSRLEMANVELQEVELNLVTILHNLEYITGSIVTISSGSTVKALEEDIETNDRFDIQALLYDSEAKSYSTKAEKSGYLPTISLNHTMNYDDKDYRDDNMRNGPYHQNISSANLNWNIFSFGETKFKSEAKHKEYLASKLNYDYEKNRADVDLKLSLKAYDIALAKIKSSEASVIAAQTAYEVIKSKFENGLIDNVAYLQSLTEKYDAISQHKQSLNDLEIKKATIIYNSGEKIKEYIR; encoded by the coding sequence TTGAAAAAAATATATTTTGTTTTCTTGTTACCACTTTTTTTATATAGTCAAAACTTAGAAGAGCTAATTAATTTATCAGTAGAAAATAGATTAGTTGAATCTACAAAACAAAGAGTAGATGCTTTAAAAGAAGATTATAAAGGTACAAAAAGTGGATATTTACCACAGTTCAATGTTGGAGCCAAATATTATATAAATGATAATGAACATAGTTCTTTAGGTATTTCAAAAAAAGGATTCAACGCTTATGGTAGTGTTGATTTTATAGTTTATGATGGTGGAAAAAGAGGAGATACTTTTGATATTTATGAATCATCTATAAAAAGCCAAGAACAATCTTTGGAAGCTTTAAAAAACAACATATCTTTAAATGTTGTAAACTATTATTATAATTATTTATCTTTAGATGCAAGAAAAGATGCGAAGCAGAGAGAAATTGAGCAATTAACAGCTCAAAAAAATAGAATTGAAAAGTTTTATGAAGCTGGAACTGCAACTGAAGATGAATTTCAAAAAATTGTATCAAGACTTGAAATGGCAAATGTAGAGTTACAAGAAGTTGAGCTAAACCTTGTAACAATTTTACATAATTTAGAATATATAACTGGTTCAATTGTTACTATTTCTTCTGGTTCAACTGTAAAAGCACTTGAAGAAGATATAGAAACAAACGATAGATTTGATATTCAAGCTTTGCTTTATGATTCAGAAGCTAAATCTTACTCTACTAAAGCAGAGAAAAGTGGATATCTTCCAACAATATCATTAAATCATACAATGAATTATGATGATAAAGATTATAGAGATGATAATATGAGAAATGGTCCATATCATCAAAATATATCTAGTGCAAACTTGAATTGGAATATATTCTCTTTTGGAGAAACAAAATTTAAAAGTGAAGCAAAACATAAAGAGTATTTAGCAAGTAAATTAAACTATGATTATGAGAAAAATAGAGCAGATGTTGATTTAAAACTATCTCTAAAAGCCTATGATATCGCACTTGCTAAAATAAAATCAAGTGAAGCTTCTGTTATTGCAGCTCAAACTGCATATGAAGTTATTAAATCAAAATTTGAGAATGGTTTGATTGATAATGTTGCATATTTACAAAGTTTAACAGAAAAATATGATGCAATAAGCCAACATAAACAGTCACTAAATGATTTAGAAATAAAAAAAGCAACTATTATTTATAATAGTGGTGAAAAAATCAAGGAGTATATAAGATGA
- a CDS encoding MarR family winged helix-turn-helix transcriptional regulator produces MNRKYIEDFYKRVEEENSRKIYSLFLPMLLLTKQTYYNGESHYKENYDLLNSEVDVLAALYFNSEDHTLSPTELYSAIIFSSGGMTKVLKKLEERKLIKRISCQKDKRKVLVSLTKDGEEVVLSCVETTAKRLEDVYSILDEKERVFLKDILKKLIFSNL; encoded by the coding sequence ATGAATAGAAAATATATTGAAGATTTTTATAAAAGAGTTGAAGAAGAGAATAGTCGTAAGATTTATTCTTTATTTTTACCAATGTTGTTGTTGACTAAACAGACTTATTATAATGGTGAATCACATTATAAAGAAAACTATGATTTATTAAATTCTGAAGTTGATGTTTTAGCTGCTTTGTATTTTAATAGTGAAGATCATACTTTAAGTCCTACTGAACTTTATAGTGCAATAATATTTTCAAGTGGTGGAATGACAAAAGTTTTAAAAAAACTAGAAGAGAGAAAATTAATAAAAAGAATAAGTTGTCAAAAAGATAAAAGAAAAGTTTTAGTTTCTCTTACTAAAGATGGAGAAGAGGTAGTTTTATCCTGTGTTGAAACTACTGCTAAAAGGCTTGAAGATGTATATTCAATATTAGATGAGAAAGAGAGAGTTTTTTTAAAAGATATTTTAAAAAAACTTATCTTCTCAAATCTTTAA
- the kdsB gene encoding 3-deoxy-manno-octulosonate cytidylyltransferase, with the protein MIIIPARLNSSRFPNKILSDIMGLPMLIRTAKQVSSLDKVVIATDTKEVFDLVKEHGFEAVMTSIEHNSGTDRINEAVNNLNLNDDEIIINVQADEPFIEVDVIKAVIKRVNEVKNCEDTLITSCYKKISSEDANDPNLVKVVLNNKNEAIYFSRAKVPFHREKDKEENYFGHLGIYGFTKKSLNKFCSLSSSKLEDSEKLEQLRAIDNGFKIAMVEVSSKSFGIDTKNDLEKALKIFKA; encoded by the coding sequence ATGATAATAATTCCAGCAAGATTAAATTCAAGTCGTTTTCCAAATAAGATTTTATCAGATATTATGGGACTTCCAATGCTTATAAGAACTGCAAAACAAGTTAGCTCTTTAGATAAAGTAGTAATTGCAACAGATACAAAAGAGGTTTTTGATTTAGTAAAAGAGCATGGCTTTGAAGCAGTTATGACAAGTATTGAACATAATAGTGGAACAGATAGAATAAATGAAGCAGTAAATAATCTAAATTTAAATGATGATGAGATAATTATCAATGTTCAAGCAGATGAACCTTTTATTGAAGTTGATGTTATAAAAGCTGTTATAAAAAGAGTAAATGAAGTTAAAAATTGTGAAGATACTTTAATCACTTCTTGTTATAAAAAAATATCAAGTGAAGATGCAAATGATCCAAACTTAGTAAAAGTAGTTTTAAACAATAAGAATGAAGCTATCTACTTTTCAAGAGCAAAAGTTCCATTTCATAGAGAAAAAGATAAAGAAGAGAACTATTTTGGTCATTTAGGAATTTATGGTTTTACAAAAAAGTCTTTAAATAAATTTTGTAGTTTAAGCTCTTCAAAACTTGAAGATAGTGAAAAACTCGAGCAATTAAGAGCTATTGACAATGGATTTAAGATAGCTATGGTTGAAGTATCTTCAAAATCTTTTGGTATTGATACAAAAAATGATTTAGAAAAAGCTTTAAAGATTTTTAAAGCTTAA